A single Carassius carassius chromosome 3, fCarCar2.1, whole genome shotgun sequence DNA region contains:
- the LOC132117287 gene encoding uncharacterized protein LOC132117287, with the protein MCDKMKFRVLSTFFLLTFASGTWENDNFIHQDSLLVAELGSVVIIPCSHSNDYINTVLWYKHSVGKKPLLIAYSEHGSGSVTYQNGFDNPNRYFIRTETDSFNLTIKHLEEYDFATYYCGVSFLNIIKFGEGTILLRKESDEMRRTTVLQQPVSNRLHSGDSVTLQCSVISQICAGEYSVYWFRHLSGHSDPGIIYTHVNSSDQCMERSESASSTQSCVYSLSQTELTPTDAGVYYCAVATCGKIHLGNGTKLIIEAFTWNPITLVLATLNIVTMSVIVTLLIMIQKIHIRGALNHPRNPWKQIVDIDNLHQEDTQVIYTTSS; encoded by the exons ATGTGCGACAAAATGAAGTTCAGAGTTTTGTCTACCTTTTTTCTCCTCACATTTGCAA GTGGAACATGGGAAAATGATAATTTTATTCACCAGGATTCTTTGCTAGTTGCTGAACTTGGAAGTGTTGTGATTATACCCTGCTCTCATTCAAAcgactatataaatactgttttatGGTATAAACATTCTGTTGGAAAGAAACCACTTCTCATAGCGTATTCAGAACATGGCTCTGGAAGCGTTACATATCAAAATGGCTTTGACAATCCAAACCGATACTTTATCAGAACAGAAACTGACTCTTTTAATTTGACCATCAAACACTTGGAAGAATATGATTTTGCAACCTACTATTGTGGTGTGAGTTTCTTGAACATAATTAAATTTGGAGAAGGCACGATTCTTCTTCGTAAAG AGAGTGATGAAATGAGAAGGACCACTGTTCTCCAGCAGCCTGTATCTAACAGACTTCATTCaggagattcagtgactctgcAGTGTTCAGTCATCAGTCAGATCTGTGCAGGAGAATACAGCGTCTACTGGTTCAGACATTTATCAGGACATTCTGATCCAGGAATCATTTACACCCATGTTAACAGCAGTGATCAGTGCATGGAGAGATCAGAGAGTGCCTCTTCTACCCAGAGCTGTGTCTACAGTCTCTCTCAGACTGAACTCACACCAACTGATGCTGGAGTTTATTACTGTGCTGTTGCCACATGTGGGAAGATACACTTAGGAAATGGAACTAAGTTGATTATTGAAG CTTTCACCTGGAATCCAATTACTTTAGTCCTGGCAACACTGAACATCGTGACCATGAGTGTGATTGTAACGCTTCTGATAATGATTCAAAAGATCCACATCAGAG GTGCCTTGAATCATCCCAGAAATCCATGGAAGCAG ATCGTGGATATTGATAACTTACACCAAGAGGATACACAAGTCATTTATACGACCTCATCATGA